One window of the bacterium genome contains the following:
- a CDS encoding ferritin family protein: MAQEITTTTLDNLMAAFNGESNARARYIEFAKAADAEGYTQVASLFRAAARAEEIHANNHAVVIRRMGGTPAADIQAPTVKSTAENLKAAIAGETYERDVMYPQFIAQARAENDKAAVRTFDYALHAETEHAALYADALQHLDAWKGGPKTFYVCPVCGKTVTEKSFDKCDVCGALQEKFETIN, from the coding sequence ATGGCACAAGAAATAACGACGACCACGCTTGATAATTTGATGGCAGCCTTCAACGGCGAGAGCAACGCTCGCGCCCGCTACATCGAGTTTGCCAAGGCCGCCGACGCCGAAGGGTACACGCAGGTCGCAAGCCTGTTCCGCGCCGCAGCCCGCGCGGAAGAGATTCACGCCAACAACCACGCGGTGGTGATTCGCCGCATGGGCGGCACTCCCGCTGCCGACATCCAGGCCCCCACGGTAAAATCCACTGCCGAGAATCTCAAGGCGGCGATTGCCGGCGAGACCTATGAACGCGACGTAATGTACCCGCAGTTCATCGCGCAGGCGCGCGCGGAGAATGACAAGGCGGCCGTGCGTACGTTCGACTACGCGCTGCATGCCGAAACCGAACATGCCGCGCTCTATGCGGACGCCTTGCAACACCTCGACGCCTGGAAGGGGGGGCCGAAGACCTTCTATGTTTGTCCGGTCTGCGGCAAGACGGTTACCGAGAAGAGCTTCGACAAGTGCGACGTCTGCGGCGCTCTGCAGGAGAAGTTCGAGACCATCAACTGA
- a CDS encoding superoxide dismutase family protein produces the protein MDMQMGMMSITRAVAVLNPASGSQVHGTVTFEKVSDGIKVTADVQGLAPGQHGIHVHQFGDCSSMDATSAGDHFNPSHMSHGAPTDKSRHEGDMGNLTAGSDGHAHLEWTDPMMSFMGPQSIIGHSVIIHANADDMKTQPSGNAGPRIACGVIGIAK, from the coding sequence ATGGACATGCAGATGGGCATGATGTCCATCACTAGGGCTGTAGCCGTGCTGAATCCTGCCAGTGGCAGCCAGGTTCATGGAACCGTGACTTTTGAGAAGGTATCGGATGGTATAAAAGTGACGGCGGACGTGCAGGGACTGGCTCCCGGGCAACATGGGATTCATGTTCATCAGTTCGGCGATTGCAGCAGCATGGATGCCACCTCTGCCGGAGACCATTTCAATCCCAGCCACATGTCCCACGGCGCGCCCACGGACAAGAGCCGCCACGAAGGCGACATGGGCAATCTTACGGCGGGATCCGACGGGCATGCGCATTTGGAGTGGACCGATCCCATGATGTCCTTCATGGGGCCGCAGTCCATCATTGGCCATTCAGTCATCATTCATGCCAATGCCGATGACATGAAGACGCAGCCTTCGGGCAACGCCGGTCCGCGCATTGCCTGCGGTGTTATCGGCATCGCGAAGTAA